The sequence TAGGCGGCCAGCGTGCCCAGCACGATCAGCAGCGCGAATGACGCGTGCAGGAGGATGGGCGCCATGCCCACGGGCACGGCAACGGGCTGGTGAGGATTGGCGCTGGCGTCGATGTCCATGGGGGCCTCGCCAGGGTCACACCGCGTGCCCGCGCCGCCGCAGCAGCTCGGTGATCGCGTCGTCGATGCTCAGGCCCTGTGCCCGCAGCTCGTCGATCGGGGCGTTGTCCTCCAGCTTGTTGGAGAACAGCAGGTGGGTCGCCGGGTCGAGGATGTTCCGCGCCACGCCTTCGCCCACCGGCGAGGAGATGTAGACCTCCGAGAAGACGC comes from Candidatus Hydrogenedentota bacterium and encodes:
- a CDS encoding type IV secretion system protein TraC, translated to CSDWVFLLRQKPESIEMLDRKGRLSMDEPKKRLLNSLRTEPGVFSEVYISSPVGEGVARNILDPATHLLFSNKLEDNAPIDELRAQGLSIDDAITELLRRRGHAV